One Salvia splendens isolate huo1 chromosome 12, SspV2, whole genome shotgun sequence genomic window carries:
- the LOC121759218 gene encoding transcription factor GTE7-like, translating to MASAVLASQNETSWSHMGKTQFVNPHVNSNPHPNFKKKQKQFHHPSAANGAAAGRYRSNVDLPAVTQTASDDAYSFNQAPTPREAGNYGGYLTFNVSTYTKSKLLELRKRLSAELDQIRDLRDRIEFGRFNNVETPRSQPKSKKFSGSKRPGPAIGSAPKKFVNEFDNGGFEAVNFGDLLKECEKIVNKLIKCKLGYVFKVPVDADAFELHDYHDIVKHPMDLGTVKANLAKNLYRTPAEFANDVRLTFNNALLYNPKSDPVNGMAEEMLTRFEELFKPVQEKLDKRLEKEPREFNINNDFPFREVEELQGSSWNNNGSQIQSAKKKPKASHVPVSHIMKKSEGMHSSMQAHSSASTPSNPPPPPMNPPEPLPPSPVRAPPLPVAKEQRRVVAPKLPKPRAKDVNKRDMSMDEKQKLGLGLQSMPQEKMPQLVQIIRKRNEHLAQDGDEIELDIEALDTETLWELDRFVTNWKKLVSKTKRQALMMNNNPAPISPVTDADMGAMSDKNDDPGKKMKDNEEEDVDIDDDMPAASFPPVEIEKDEGLGGGGGDGDADEGLGGGGGGGGNASSSSSSSGSSSSDSSSSSDSDSGSSSGSESDADDAQS from the exons ATGGCGTCCGCCGTTCTAGCGAGCCAGAATGAAACGAGCTGGAGCCACATGGGAAAGACGCAGTTCGTGAATCCTCACGTCAATTCAAACCCTCATCCTAATTTTAAGAAGAAGCAGAAGCAATTCCACCACCCGTCTGCAGCGAACGGGGCCGCCGCCGGTCGTTATCGCAGCAACGTCGATTTGCCGGCCGTGACGCAGACGGCGTCCGATGATGCGTATTCCTTCAACCAGGCTCCCACACCTCGTGAAGCGGGGAATTACGGTGGCTATTTGACCTTCAATGTCTCGACGTACACGAAATCGAAGCTGCTGGAGCTCCGGAAACGCCTCTCTGCCGAGCTCGATCAGATCCGTGATTTGCGAGATCGGATTGAGTTTGGTCGGTTCAACAATGTTGAAACCCCTAGATCTCAACCGAAATCGAAGAAATTTAGCGGCAGCAAGCGTCCTGGCCCTGCGATTGGATCCGCCCCCAAGAAATTTGTCAATGAATTTGACAATGGCGGTTTCGAGGCGGTCAATTTTGGGGATTTGTTGAAGGAATGCGAGAAGATCGTCAATAAattgatcaaatgcaaactcggGTATGTTTTCAAAGTTCCGGTGGATGCAGATGCTTTCGAACTTCACGATTACCACGATATTGTGAAGCATCCCATGGATCTCGGCACCGTGAAAGCGAATCTGGCAAAGAATTTATACCGTACGCCTGCAGAATTCGCCAATGACGTTAGGCTGACTTTTAACAATGCGTTGCTGTACAACCCTAAGTCGGATCCTGTAAACGGGATGGCCGAGGAAATGCTGACGCGGTTCGAGGAGCTGTTTAAGCCGGTGCAGGAGAAGCTCGACAAGCGGCTTGAGAAGGAGCCCCGCGAGTTCAACATCAACAATGATTTCCCATTCCGAGAGGTTGAGGAATTGCAGGGGAGCTCTTGGAACAACAATGGTTCTCAGATTCAATCTGCGAAGAAGAAGCCGAAAGCTAGCCATGTTCCGGTTTCCCACATTATGAAGAAGTCTGAAGGAATGCATTCGTCAATGCAAGCCCATTCTAGTGCCTCAACGCCTTCTAATCCGCCTCCACCGCCGATGAATCCACCGGAGCCGTTGCCCCCTTCCCCGGTGAGAGCTCCTCCTCTGCCCGTAGCAAAGGAGCAAAGAAGAGTAGTGGCGCCCAAGCTGCCGAAACCGAGAGCTAAGGATGTGAATAAGAGAGATATGAGTATGGACGAGAAGCAGAAGCTTGGACTTGGGTTGCAGAGTATGCCCCAAGAGAAAATGCCTCAGCTGGTGCAGATAATCAGGAAGAGGAATGAGCATTTGGCTCAGGATGGCGATGAAATTGAGCTTGATATTGAGGCTCTTGACACGGAGACGCTGTGGGAACTTGATCGCTTTGTGACGAATTGGAAGAAGCTGGTGAGCAAGACAAAGCGGCAAGCGTTGATGATGAACAACAATCCAGCTCCCATCAGTCCTGTTACCGATGCTGATATG GGTGCAATGAGTGACAAGAATGATGATCCGGGAAAGAAGATGAAAGacaatgaggaagaagatgtGGATATTGACGATGATATGCCGGCAGCGAGCTTCCCTCCTGTGGAGATCGAGAAAGATGAAGGGCtaggtggcggtggtggtgatgGTGATGCTGATGAAGGGcttggcggcggtggtggtggtggtggcaaTGCCAGCAGTAGCTCGAGCAGTTCTGGCAGCTCGAGTAGCGATTCGTCATCCTCGAGTG ATTCAGATTCAGGGAGTTCCTCTGGTAGTGAATCGGACGCAGATGATGCACAGTCTTGA
- the LOC121758733 gene encoding myb-binding protein 1A-like protein — translation MGSKKRESSSKQESALENGEDKQKLNVSSENADVEPSKKRMKKEKKKKDIELPEVENMDEADALPASSNAHRAPLNSMERKKHRKLKDKVRHSGEGQKIDSGAEKMEVEPKNDGNESGGTSSSGGGLLPKFHIGVFKELAAADASVREAAAKTLAVELRQVQNAYDKLENKDEVEDKSKLEAEKDDGLNNCAPSVRYAVRRLIRGVSSSRECARQGFALGLTMLVATVRSVKLESLLKLITSLLEVSSSMKGQEVKDCLLGRLFAYGALARSGKLTEEWKSDNNSVLIKEFTKCLIDLAAKKRYLQEPAVTILLEIVGKLPEEALLEHILEAPGLQEWLEGATEAGNPDALLLALKIQEKVPIDHKFNKLLPSPFSKSALFATDYLSTIASCLKESTFCQPRVHSVWPVLISYLLPDVIQDADSASGPILSKKHKKSRKSSSADEDMEKNLVSFCEIIIQGSLLTSSHDRKKLALDVLLLLLPKLPASYVHVILSYKVVQGLMDVLSTKDSWLYKVAQHFLKELSDWVVNDDTRRVEVIMALQKHSNGKFDCITRSKTVKGLMSDFKTEPGCILFIESLVTMFLDEDQSSEEPSDQSQTTDDNSEIGSIEDKDAAGTLGTAEFLKSWVVESLPAVQKHLKLEQDSAKFRVEKEVLKFLAVQGLFSSSLGTEVTSFELQETFRWPKSVIPSALSHMCIEQLQLLLSNAQKGEGPHAVTSGVEAKDLGSYFMRFLGILYNIPSVSLSRALNSDDEKAFKKLQSMESQLSKEERKCTTTTDASKIHALRYLLIQLLLQIILCPGEFFEAASEVVMCCKKVFASSVLESSGEDEPEEDGAPELMDVLVDTMLSLLPQSSAPLRSAIEQVFKCFCKDITDDGLHRMLRVVKKDLKPARHHNSDSDDDDAEDDLLGLEEAEESDEAETGETADSDQQTDESEAVVGVHAVTAELPDASDDESDEGMDDDAMFRMDTYLARIFREKKNQAGGETAHSQLVLFKLRVLSLLELYLHENPGKPQVIKIFSNLAQAFINPQTTEGSEQLGQRIWGIIQKKILKAKEYPKGETVSVAILEPLLEKCLKLAAKPFKRKKSASNPSKKKQSASWSRHRLINSLARSSTFWILKIIDASNFSESELQKVCDILQNILVDYFDSKKSQMKCEFLKEIFRRRPWIGKQLFGFLLEKCSCAKSQFRQVEALDLVTEVLKSHSSATEKTSEQFLKSHVPKLSNLIKHLVTNMPEKQARRAGVRKFCGKVFQMLATFKLSSSFVDALEEDGCAACQSQFGDTFLALKKQV, via the exons ATGGGTAGCAAGAAGAGAGAATCGAGTTCGAAGCAGGAATCCGCGTTGGAGAATGGTGAAGATAAGCAGAAATTGAACGTGAGCTCCGAGAATGCGGATGTGGAGCCATCGAAAAAGAGAatgaaaaaggagaaaaagaagaaggatATTGAGCTACCTGAGGTTGAGAATATGGATGAAGCTGATGCTCTACCGGCATCTTCAAATGCTCACAGGGCTCCGTTGAATTCGATGGAGAGGAAAAAACATAGGAAGTTGAAGGATAAGGTGAGGCACAGTGGGGAGGGGCAGAAAATCGATTCAGGGGCTGAAAAGATGGAGGTGGAACCGAAAAATGATGGTAATGAGAGTGGTGGAACAAGTAGTAGTGGTGGGGGATTGTTGCCTAAGTTCCACATCGGGGTGTTTAAGGAGCTGGCAGCTGCAGATGCAAGTGTGAGGGAAGCGGCAGCTAAGACGTTGGCTGTGGAGTTGAGGCAAGTTCAGAATGCGTATGATAAGTTGGAGAATAAGGATGAGGTGGAGGATAAGTCGAAACTCGAAGCGGAGAAGGATGATGGGTTGAATAACTGTGCTCCCTCTGTGAGGTATGCTGTGCGGAGGCTTATTCGTGGTGTTTCCTCATCTAGAGAG TGTGCAAGGCAAGGGTTTGCATTAGGTCTCACAATGCTAGTTGCCACGGTTCGTAGCGTTAAATTAGAGTCATTGCTAAAGCTAATTACAAGTTTGCTGGAGGTCTCATCTTCGATGAAGGGTCAG GAGGTTAAAGACTGCCTACTAGGCCGTTTATTTGCATACGGGGCTCTTGCAAGATCGGGAAAGCTTACTGAAGAATGGAAGTCGGATAATAACAGTGTACTCATCAAAGAATTTACCAAATGTCTTATCGATCTTGCAGCTAAGAAACGGTACTTACAAGAGCCTGCTGTTACTATTTTACTGGAGATAGTTGGAAAG TTGCCTGAGGAAGCACTGCTGGAGCATATTCTTGAGGCACCGGGGCTACAGGAGTGGTTAGAAGGAGCAACTGAAGCTGGAAATCCTGACGCATTACTTTTAGCTCttaaaatacaagaaaaagTTCCTATCGAccataaatttaataaactATTGCCTTCCCCCTTTAGCAAAAGTGCCCTTTTTGCTACTGATTACCTATCCACTATTGCCAGTTGCCTGAAG GAGTCTACCTTCTGTCAGCCACGAGTGCATAGTGTATGGCCTGTCCTTATTAGTTATCTGTTACCCGATGTCATACAAGATGCTGATTCAGCATCAGGTCCAATTTTGAGCAAGAAGCACAAAAAAAGTCGTAAGAGTAGCTCTGCTGACGAAGATATGGAAAAAAATCTGGTCAGCTTCTGTGAAATAATAATTCAAGGGTCCCTTCTAACCTCATCTCACGATCGCAAAAAGTTAGCATTGGATGTGCTGCTGCTTCTGCTTCCAAAGCTTCCTGCTTCTTATGTGCATGTTATATTGTCATACAAGGTTGTCCAAGGTCTTATGGACGTACTATCCACAAAAGATTCTTGGCTTTATAAAGTTGCTCAACATTTTCTTAAAGAACTATCTGATTGGGTAGTGAATGATGACACTAGGAGGGTTGAGGTTATTATGGCTCTGCAGAAACACAGCAATGGAAAATTTGATTGTATCACCAGATCAAAAACAGTGAAAGGTTTGATGTCAGATTTCAAAACTGAGCCTGGCTGTATTCTGTTTATTGAAAGTTTGGTGACCATGTTTCTTGATGAAGATCAATCTTCAGAAGAACCTTCAGATCAAAGTCAAACTACTGATGACAATTCTGAGATCGGATCTATTGAAGATAAAGATGCTGCTGGGACACTCGGAACTGCTGAATTTCTTAAAAGTTGGGTTGTGGAATCCCTTCCTGCTGTTCAAAAGCATTTGAAGCTTGAACAAGATTCTGCAAAATTTCGTGTGGAGAAAGAAGTTCTGAAGTTTCTGGCAGTTCAAGGTCTATTCTCATCATCACTCGGAACCGAAGTAACATCTTTTGAACTACAAGAAACGTTCCGGTGGCCTAAATCAGTAATTCCTAGTGCTTTATCCCATATGTGTATTGAGCAGCTTCAGTTGTTGCTTTCAAATGCACAGAAAGGAGAGGGGCCTCATGCTGTGACAAGTGGTGTGGAGGCAAAGGATCTCGGGTCTTACTTTATGCGGTTTCTGGGTATATTATACAACATTCCTTCAGTTTCTCTGTCAAGGGCTTTGAATAGTGATGATGAAAAAGCATTCAAGAAACTCCAGTCCATGGAAAGTCAACTATCAAAAGAG GAACGTAAGTGTACTACCACCACGGATGCAAGTAAGATACATGCTCTAAGATATTTGCTTATCCAACTACTGCTTCAAATCATACTTTGTCCTGGAGAATTCTTCGAAGCTGCCAGCGAAGTTGTCATGTGTTGTAAAAAAGTTTTTGCCTCTTCTGTTCTCGAATCCTCTGGAGAAGATGAACCTGAGGAGGATGGTGCGCCTGAACTGATGGATGTACTTGTGGACACAATGCTTTCTCTATTGCCGCAGTCATCTGCTCCTTTGCGATCTGCCATTGAGCAG GTTTTCAAATGCTTCTGTAAAGATATAACAGATGATGGTTTACATCGTATGTTGCGGGTTGTCAAAAAGGATTTGAAACCTGCTCGCCACCACAATTCAgatagtgatgatgatgatgcggAAGATGATCTGCTTGGTCTTGAAGAAGCTGAAGAGTCTGATGAGGCTGAGACAGGTGAAACTGCAGACAGTGATCAACAGACAGATGAGTCCGAGGCAGTGGTTGGGGTTCATGCAGTCACTGCTGAACTCCCTGATGCGTCTGATGATGAATCCGATGAGGGAATGGATGATGATGCAATGTTCCGAATGGATACATATCTTGCAAGGATATTTAGGGAAAAGAAGAACCAAGCCGGAGGAGAAACTGCACATTCGCAGCTTGTGCTCTTTAAGCTCCGCGTCCTCTCATTGCTGGAGCTGTACCTGCACGAAAATCCAG GTAAACCGCAGGTGATCAAAATATTCTCAAACCTTGCTCAAGCATTTATTAACCCACAAACAACCGAAGGAAGCGAGCAGCTTGGTCAGCGTATATGGGGGATTATAcagaagaaaatattaaaagctaaagAGTATCCAAAAGGAGAAACAGTGTCGGTTGCAATACTTGAGCCTCTCCTAGAAAAGTGTCTGAAGTTGGCAGCAAAgcctttcaaaagaaaaaaatctgCCTCTAATCCATCCAAGAAGAAACAATCCGCCTCCTGGAGTCGTCACCGCCTGATCAATTCCCTTGCCCGAAGCTCAACGTTTTGGATTCTGAAAATTATCGACGCAAGCAACTTCTCAGAGTCTGAGCTACAGAAGGTCTGTGATATACTGCAGAATATTTTAGTGGACTACTTCGATAGCAAGAAATCACAAATGAAATGCGAATTCCTGAAAGAAATATTCAGAAGGCGACCGTGGATTGGGAAACAGTTATTCGGTTTCCTATTGGAGAAATGCAGCTGCGCCAAATCGCAGTTTCGGCAAGTTGAAGCCCTGGATTTGGTGACAGAGGTGCTAAAGTCTCACAGTAGTGCTACTGAGAAGACATCAGAACAGTTTTTGAAAAGCCATGTTCCAAAGCTAAGCAATTTGATCAAGCACCTAGTGACGAATATGCCCGAAAAGCAGGCGAGGAGAGCTGGTGTGCGTAAATTTTGTGGCAAGGTGTTCCAGATGCTTGCAACTTTTAAGCTCAGTTCTAGCTTTGTTGATGCTTTGGAAGAAGATGGTTGTGCTGCCTGTCAATCCCAATTTGGTGATACATTTCTTGCTCTGAAGAAACAAGTTTGA